A single region of the Dunckerocampus dactyliophorus isolate RoL2022-P2 chromosome 3, RoL_Ddac_1.1, whole genome shotgun sequence genome encodes:
- the LOC129178275 gene encoding zinc finger protein 664-like — protein sequence MCKVQMLRALVNQRLTAAVEEIFVVLERTIAEYEEELSRTKEENERQRQLLDAVFKKTEDEPHGGDFSEEDVFAEQEWSFRVEQEQLQIKEEEEDHSISQEEEFPVVIVPVKSESEEKKEVEPPSSSSTQHMTTETDGDHCGGSQADNLLAPLSDSDDTTSHSPDTDDEDSKADMTCHTDNTHFKCSQCDKTFGNKKTLITHMSCHTDRKWKCSQCGKAFNRKSSLERHMRVHTGEKPYVCSVCCHAFSQSATLTAHMRRHTGEKPFSCSFCSLRFVRSQHLKTHMRIHTGEKHYSCSVCGASFVQSQHLKTHMRRHTGEKPYACSICNKSFSVRTTLVRHTRTHTGEKVLSCSVCDEKFSYKYQLNNHKCAGENSSSK from the exons atgtgtaaagtacaaatgctgagagcgttggtgaatcagcggctaactgcggctgttgaagaaatatttgtagtgttggaaagaacgatagcagagtacgaggaggaactttctcgaacaaaagaggagaacgagcgacaacgtcaactactggacgctgttttcaagaagACTGAAGATGAACCACACGGAGGAG ACTTTAGTGAAGAAGATGTCTTCGCTGAGCAGGAGTGGAGCTTCAGGGTGGAGCAGGAGCAGCTACagattaaagaggaagaggaggatcacaGCATTAGTCAGGAGGAGGAGTTTCCAgtggttattgtgcctgtgaagagtgaaagtgaggagaagaaagaggtggagcctccaagcagcagctcaactcaacacatgacaacagaaactgatggagaccactgtggaggatcacaagcagacaacctcttagctccactatcagatagtgacgacacaacgtcacactctcctgatactgatgatgaagactctaaagctgatatgacatgtcacactgacaacacacactttaaatgctctcaatgtGACAAAACCTTTGGCAACAAAAAAACTCTAATAACACACAtgtcatgtcacactgacagaaAGTGGAAATGCTCTCAATGTGGCAAAGCGTTCAACCGCAAATCATCTTTGGAAAGGCACATGAGGgtccacacaggagaaaaaccatacgTCTGCTCAGTTTGTTGTCACGCGTTCTCTCAGAGCGCCACTCTGACAGCgcacatgagaagacacactggagagaaacctttttcatgTTCCTTCTGTAGTTTACGCTTTGTACGGAGCCaacatttgaaaacacacatgagaatacacactggggaAAAACATTATTCTTGTTCAGTCTGTGGCGCAAGTTTTGTACAAAGTCaacatttgaaaacacacatgagaagacatactggagaaaaaccatatgCCTGTTCAATCTGCAACAAAAGCTTTTCTGTTCGAACAACACTTGTTAGACAcacgagaacacacactggagagaaagtgttgagttgcagtgtgtgtgatgaaaaattctcttataagtaccagcttaacaatcacaagtgtgctggtgagaacagcagcagtaaatga
- the LOC129178264 gene encoding gastrula zinc finger protein XlCGF8.2DB-like isoform X2 has product MKKNKYIGEEDLPSEQQEWSSGVKQEERQPPHIKGEKGKPEPPHITKEEPQPTHIKEEEEEHSISQEGERLKELEEFPVIRVIVKSEDEDESADGDRCGGSQADSLLAPLSDSDDTTSHSPGTDDEGSKADNTRRTDSTCLKCSQCDKTFSTKSNLNVHMRIHTGEKPYVCSVCGKRFSQKAQFETHTRTHTGEKPFSCSVCGKKFTRNERLTIHTRIHTGERPFCCSICGKTFCDKGSLIKHTRTHTGEKPFTCSVCATSFKNYSALSKHKRIHTGEKSFSCTVCGKRFAHNESLTTHTRIHTRERPFPCSICGKTFSVKCNLIKHTRTHTGERPFSCTICGKAFSVKCNLVTHTRTHC; this is encoded by the exons ATGAAGAAGAACAAGT ACATAGGTGAAGAAGATCTTCCCtctgagcagcaggagtggagctcCGGGGTGAAGCAGGAGGAGAGacagcccccccacattaaaggGGAAAAAGGGAAGCCAGAGCCCCCACACATTACAAAGGAAGAGCCACAGCCCacacacattaaagaggaagaggaggaacacagcatcagtcaggagggagagcgtCTCAAAGAGctggaggagttcccagtgattcGTGTcattgtgaagagtgaagatgaagatgaatcAGCTGATGGAGACcgctgtggaggatcacaagcagacagcctcttagctccactatcggACAGTGACGACACAACATCACACTCTCCTGGCACTGACGATGAAGGCTCGAAAGCGGATAATACACGTCGCACTGACAGCACATGCTTGAAATGTTCTCAGTGTGACAAAACGTTCAGCACCAAATCAAATCTGAACGTACACATGAGGATCCATACAGGGGAGAAACCTTATgtctgctcagtttgtggcaaaagattctctcaaaagGCCCaatttgaaacacacacaagaacacacactggggAGAAGCCTTTTAGCTGCTCAGTCTGTGGTAAAAAATTTACTCGAAATGAACGTTTGACaatacacacaagaatacacaccggGGAGAGACCATTTTGCTGTTCGATATGTGGTAAAACATTCTGCGACAAAGGTAGTCTGATTAAACACACGAGGACACACACCGGGGAGAAACCTTTCACCTGCTCAGTCTGCGCCACAAGTTTTAAGAATTATTCAGCGCTGTCCAAGCACAAAAGAATTCACACCGGAGAGAAGTCTTTTAGCTGcacagtttgtggtaaaaggttTGCTCATAATGAAAGTTTGACAACGCATACAAGAATACACACGAGGGAGAGACCATTTCCCTGTTCAATTTGTGGTAAAACATTCTCTGTTAAATGCAATCTGAtaaaacacacaagaacacacacaggagagagaCCATTTTCCTGTACAATCTGTGGTAAAGCATTCTCTGTTAAATGTAACTTggtcacacacacaagaacacattGTTGA
- the LOC129178264 gene encoding gastrula zinc finger protein XlCGF8.2DB-like isoform X1, with protein sequence MCDRTIAEYEEELSPTKEETERQRQQLDAVFKQHRTDIGEEDLPSEQQEWSSGVKQEERQPPHIKGEKGKPEPPHITKEEPQPTHIKEEEEEHSISQEGERLKELEEFPVIRVIVKSEDEDESADGDRCGGSQADSLLAPLSDSDDTTSHSPGTDDEGSKADNTRRTDSTCLKCSQCDKTFSTKSNLNVHMRIHTGEKPYVCSVCGKRFSQKAQFETHTRTHTGEKPFSCSVCGKKFTRNERLTIHTRIHTGERPFCCSICGKTFCDKGSLIKHTRTHTGEKPFTCSVCATSFKNYSALSKHKRIHTGEKSFSCTVCGKRFAHNESLTTHTRIHTRERPFPCSICGKTFSVKCNLIKHTRTHTGERPFSCTICGKAFSVKCNLVTHTRTHC encoded by the exons ATGTGCGACAGAActatagcagagtacgaggaggaactttctccaacaaaagaggagaccgagcgacaacgtcaacagctggacgctgttttcaagcAACACAGAACAG ACATAGGTGAAGAAGATCTTCCCtctgagcagcaggagtggagctcCGGGGTGAAGCAGGAGGAGAGacagcccccccacattaaaggGGAAAAAGGGAAGCCAGAGCCCCCACACATTACAAAGGAAGAGCCACAGCCCacacacattaaagaggaagaggaggaacacagcatcagtcaggagggagagcgtCTCAAAGAGctggaggagttcccagtgattcGTGTcattgtgaagagtgaagatgaagatgaatcAGCTGATGGAGACcgctgtggaggatcacaagcagacagcctcttagctccactatcggACAGTGACGACACAACATCACACTCTCCTGGCACTGACGATGAAGGCTCGAAAGCGGATAATACACGTCGCACTGACAGCACATGCTTGAAATGTTCTCAGTGTGACAAAACGTTCAGCACCAAATCAAATCTGAACGTACACATGAGGATCCATACAGGGGAGAAACCTTATgtctgctcagtttgtggcaaaagattctctcaaaagGCCCaatttgaaacacacacaagaacacacactggggAGAAGCCTTTTAGCTGCTCAGTCTGTGGTAAAAAATTTACTCGAAATGAACGTTTGACaatacacacaagaatacacaccggGGAGAGACCATTTTGCTGTTCGATATGTGGTAAAACATTCTGCGACAAAGGTAGTCTGATTAAACACACGAGGACACACACCGGGGAGAAACCTTTCACCTGCTCAGTCTGCGCCACAAGTTTTAAGAATTATTCAGCGCTGTCCAAGCACAAAAGAATTCACACCGGAGAGAAGTCTTTTAGCTGcacagtttgtggtaaaaggttTGCTCATAATGAAAGTTTGACAACGCATACAAGAATACACACGAGGGAGAGACCATTTCCCTGTTCAATTTGTGGTAAAACATTCTCTGTTAAATGCAATCTGAtaaaacacacaagaacacacacaggagagagaCCATTTTCCTGTACAATCTGTGGTAAAGCATTCTCTGTTAAATGTAACTTggtcacacacacaagaacacattGTTGA
- the LOC129178292 gene encoding zinc finger protein 239-like: protein MEQEEPQPLHIKEELDEEPKLPHVKKEEMETQPPHLKEESHSISQEGEHLEGLEEFRAIVKSEDDEDKGESEEKREVEPPSSSSTQHMTTEADGDHCGGSQADNLLSPLSDSDDTTSHSPDTDDKDSKADMTCHTDNTHFKCSHCDKTFSFKSHLKRHMMIHTGEKPFLCSACGKRFSRKVHLTAHTRIHTGEKPFSCLACGIRFVRNHHLKIHMRIHTGEKPFPCSLCGKKFTMKSNLDLHTRTHTGEKPFTCSACGIGLTRKDDLKKHTRTHTGEKPFTCSACGVGFARKGDLKKHMRIHTGEKPFACSACGIRFARKDHLKKHMRIHTVEKESH from the coding sequence atggagcaggaggagccacagcccctccacattaaagaggaactGGATGAGGAGCCAAAGCTGCCTCACGTTAAAAAGGAAGAGATGGAGACACAGCCTCCCCATCTTAAAGAGGAGTctcacagcatcagtcaggagggagagcatcttgaaggaTTGGAGGAGTTTAGAGCgattgtgaagagtgaagatgatgaagacaaaggtgaaagtgaggagaagagagaggtggaacctccaagcagcagctcaactcaacacatgacaacagaagccgatggagaccactgtggaggatcacaagcagacaacctcttatctccactatcagatagtgacgacacaacgtcgcactctcctgacactgatgataaagactctaaagctgatatgacatgtcacactgacaacacacactttaaatgctctcactgTGACAAAACCTTTAGCTTCAAGTCACATTTAAAAAGACACATGATgatacacacaggagaaaaaccctttctTTGCTCAgcgtgtggtaaaagattctctcgcAAAGTACATTTGACagcacacacaagaatacacactggagaaaaacctttttcttGTTTAGCATGTGGTATACGATTTGTACGAAATCATCATCtgaaaatacacatgagaatacacactggggaaaaaccCTTTCCCTGTTCACTGTGCGGTAAAAAATTCACTATGAAGTCAAATTTGGATCTACACACAAGAactcacactggagagaaaccttttacctgtTCGGCGTGTGGTATAGGTTTAACGCGAAAAGATGATTTGAAAAAACAcacgagaacacacactggagagaaaccttttacctgttcaGCATGTGGCGTTGGTTTTGCTCGAAAAGGTGAtctgaaaaaacacatgagaatacacactggagagaaaccgt